The genomic window TGTATAACAATGTAATTCTGGAAAGTATCTGCACATGAGCATCTTTACCCAAGCCATCATCGCAAAAATCATTTTGTCGCTCACACTGATATTTCTCGTTTGGTTGGGCAGTCGCACCGTCAGCAACAAAATCCGCAACCATCAACCACTGATCGATGAAAACCAGCGTCGCTGGATATCCACCACGAAAAACATTGCCGCGACCATCGGTTTCATCAGCGTCATGATGGTATGGTGGCCGGAGTTAAAAGAATTTGCTCTTTCCATCGCAGCTGTTGCTGTCGCGATGGTTATTGCTGCCAAAGAATTAATTCTGTGCGTGAGTGGCACCATATTCCGCACCATCAGTCGCCCCTACACCATTGGCGACTGGATAGAGATCGGAAACTTGCGTGGTGAAGTCATTGACCAAAGCCCGTTATCCACCACCATCCAGGAAATTGTGAATGCCAATGATCGCTACGACTACACTGGTCGGACCGTAGTCATTCCCAATTCGCTGCTACTCAATACGCCGGTAAAAAACATGAATTTCATGCGTCACTATGTATTCCATAGTT from Gammaproteobacteria bacterium includes these protein-coding regions:
- a CDS encoding mechanosensitive ion channel family protein; protein product: MSIFTQAIIAKIILSLTLIFLVWLGSRTVSNKIRNHQPLIDENQRRWISTTKNIAATIGFISVMMVWWPELKEFALSIAAVAVAMVIAAKELILCVSGTIFRTISRPYTIGDWIEIGNLRGEVIDQSPLSTTIQEIVNANDRYDYTGRTVVIPNSLLLNTPVKNMNFMRHYVFHS